One Triticum dicoccoides isolate Atlit2015 ecotype Zavitan unplaced genomic scaffold, WEW_v2.0 scaffold252939, whole genome shotgun sequence genomic window, CTATCAGATGTACACCAAGCGTACTTCTTTGTTCTGCCGTATCATTTTTATACAATGTGGCCGGCCAATCAGATGTGCGCGTCATTTTTATACCACTAGCCGGCCACCATAATCCACGGCAACGCACAAGCCCTTTTCCACAAAATAACTTCGTACAAACACCGTATCTCTCAGTCTCCTATTTTTAATACGTACTTGACACTATATATACCACCAAGTGCCATCCAACAAACCAGACCAAAGTACAGACACTTACCATCCTAGGTTGCCTCTGCCGCTGCAGTACTGTCATTGCAGTTCGGTACCTAACCGAAGATGGCCATCCACAAGGCTTTGCTTCTTGCCATCCTCGGTTGCATCTGCCTCTGTGGTACAGTCATTGCAGCTCGTGAGCTGAATGATGACTTGTTGATGGTGGCGAAGCATGAGAACTGGATGGCTCAGTATGGCCGTGTGTACAAGGACACCACTGAGAAGGCACGTCGGTTCGAGGTTTTCAAAGGCAACGTCGAGTTCATTGAAACATTCAATGCCCAAAATCACAAGTTCTGGCTTGGCGTCAACCAATTTGCTGATATCACAAATGATGAGTTCAAGACAACCAACACAAACAAGGGATTCAAAGCAAACTCCACGAGAGTTCTTTCTTCTGGATTCAGGTATGAGAATTTGAGTTTGGATGCCCTTCCAGCAACGATGGACTGGAGGGCCAAGGGAGCCGTCACTCCTGTCAAGGATCAAGGCCAGTGTGGTAAGTAAAAAAACATTGTGATGCACGGCATATATGTGTTAATATTTTGTTGGATAACACTATAACAACAAAATTATTTCTAGGCTGCTGTTGGGCATTTTCTGCTGTTGCCGCGACAGAGGGCATTGTAAAACTGAAAACCGGGAAGTTGATCTCACTGTCGGAGCAGGAGTTGGTTGACTGTGATGTTCATGGTCAAGATCAAGGCTGCGAGGGAGGAC contains:
- the LOC119345581 gene encoding senescence-specific cysteine protease SAG39-like; its protein translation is MAIHKALLLAILGCICLCGTVIAARELNDDLLMVAKHENWMAQYGRVYKDTTEKARRFEVFKGNVEFIETFNAQNHKFWLGVNQFADITNDEFKTTNTNKGFKANSTRVLSSGFRYENLSLDALPATMDWRAKGAVTPVKDQGQCGCCWAFSAVAATEGIVKLKTGKLISLSEQELVDCDVHGQDQGCEGGLMDDAFKFIIKNGGLTMESTYPYTAADGKCKAGSNSAATITGFEDVPANNEGALMKAVANQPVSVAVDGGDMTFQFYSGGVMTGSCGTDLDHGIAAIGYGKTSDGTSYWLMKNSWGTTWGEDGYLRMEKDIADKKGMCGLAMEPSYPTK